The Candidatus Binataceae bacterium genome window below encodes:
- a CDS encoding zf-HC2 domain-containing protein: MDRCDFINPLLSAYHDGELAEAESTLVKTHVVDCPSCSQELLDLGLVGHELRQLLAPPELPDFTAAVMARLPAHPPRRAWLGRVRPPEWSAGWMAGLSFASAALAVGAWIILLMGGRASHAMHATSSNFAAAAQPAISQPQTVAATDQDSQAYISRLETKAPSVAVWSEPENKTTVIWLPDEDSGDN, translated from the coding sequence TTGGATCGCTGCGATTTCATAAACCCCTTGCTCTCCGCCTACCACGACGGAGAGTTGGCCGAAGCCGAGTCCACGCTGGTGAAAACCCATGTGGTGGACTGCCCCTCATGCAGCCAGGAGCTGCTGGACTTGGGGCTGGTCGGCCACGAGCTGCGCCAGCTACTGGCGCCGCCCGAGCTACCCGACTTTACCGCCGCCGTGATGGCGCGATTGCCCGCACACCCCCCGCGACGCGCGTGGCTTGGGCGCGTGCGCCCGCCAGAGTGGTCCGCGGGCTGGATGGCGGGCTTAAGTTTCGCCTCGGCCGCGCTGGCGGTGGGCGCTTGGATCATCCTGTTGATGGGTGGCCGGGCCAGTCATGCGATGCACGCAACGAGCTCCAATTTTGCCGCTGCCGCACAGCCGGCTATTAGCCAGCCCCAGACGGTGGCCGCCACCGACCAGGACAGCCAGGCTTACATCTCACGCCTGGAAACCAAGGCGCCCTCGGTGGCAGTCTGGAGTGAGCCGGAGAACAAAACCACGGTGATATGGTTGCCGGATGAGGATTCGGGCGATAACTGA
- a CDS encoding sigma-54 dependent transcriptional regulator codes for MEQRILVAEDDSATREAWSELLLSWGFVVDTAADGQQALEAALAHHPSVILSDLKMPRKDGITLLRELREAGEESAVVMISGEGEIQDAVQAIKLGAYDYLTKPVDPGHLRVMLGNLFDHLAVRQENDRLRRRLLGAGELGAMVGAAPSMRRVLHLIDQVAPTEASVIVIGESGTGKEMVARTIHALSKRAKGPYIAVNCAAIPDTLMESELFGHERGAFTGADRRREGYFELAEGGTLLLDEITEMKPELQAKLLRVLEERRLRRLGGSAEIPIDVRVLAASNRPLERALREERLREDLYYRLNVFSVELPPLRERREDIPALVEYFIEQFRNSGAKPIQGADEQFIEALRNHPWPGNVRQLRNVIERAAIVSQKPLLGIADLPPDFRPRQSDGNFQVRLGSSLDELERELIFRTIDYAGGNKTKAAEILGVSLKTLYNRLERYEQKEPVGGK; via the coding sequence ATGGAACAACGCATCCTGGTCGCCGAAGACGACAGCGCCACGCGCGAGGCTTGGAGCGAGCTGCTGCTCTCCTGGGGATTCGTGGTGGATACCGCCGCCGACGGTCAGCAGGCCCTGGAGGCCGCGCTCGCTCACCATCCGAGCGTGATCCTGTCGGATCTGAAAATGCCGCGTAAAGACGGCATTACGCTGTTGCGCGAGCTGCGCGAGGCGGGCGAGGAGAGCGCGGTGGTGATGATCTCGGGCGAGGGCGAAATTCAGGATGCGGTCCAGGCGATCAAACTGGGGGCCTATGACTATCTGACCAAGCCCGTCGATCCGGGCCACCTGCGTGTGATGCTGGGCAATTTGTTCGATCATCTGGCGGTGCGCCAGGAAAACGACCGCCTGCGCCGTCGCCTGCTGGGCGCGGGCGAGTTGGGTGCGATGGTGGGCGCGGCCCCCTCCATGCGCCGGGTTCTGCACCTAATCGATCAGGTGGCGCCTACCGAGGCTTCGGTAATTGTGATCGGGGAGAGCGGGACCGGCAAAGAAATGGTCGCGCGCACCATCCACGCCCTCTCCAAGCGCGCCAAGGGACCCTACATCGCGGTCAATTGCGCGGCGATACCGGACACCCTGATGGAAAGCGAGCTCTTCGGCCACGAGCGTGGCGCCTTCACCGGCGCCGACAGGCGGCGCGAGGGGTATTTCGAGCTAGCCGAGGGTGGCACCCTGTTACTGGACGAGATCACTGAGATGAAGCCGGAGTTGCAGGCCAAGTTGCTGCGAGTGCTCGAAGAGCGCCGCCTGCGGCGGCTGGGTGGCAGCGCCGAGATTCCGATCGATGTACGGGTGCTGGCCGCCTCCAACCGACCGCTGGAGCGGGCCTTGCGCGAGGAGCGCTTGCGCGAGGATCTCTACTATCGGCTTAACGTCTTCTCTGTCGAGCTGCCGCCTTTGCGCGAGCGGCGTGAGGATATTCCCGCCCTGGTTGAATATTTCATCGAGCAGTTTCGCAATTCCGGCGCCAAGCCGATCCAGGGGGCCGACGAGCAATTCATCGAGGCGCTGCGCAACCATCCCTGGCCCGGCAACGTACGCCAGTTGCGCAACGTCATCGAGCGCGCCGCCATCGTGAGCCAAAAACCCTTACTCGGGATAGCCGACCTACCACCCGATTTTCGCCCGCGCCAGAGCGATGGCAACTTCCAGGTCCGGCTGGGCAGCAGCTTGGACGAACTGGAGCGCGAGCTTATCTTCCGCACCATCGATTACGCTGGCGGTAACAAGACCAAGGCCGCCGAGATTTTGGGCGTAAGTCTCAAGACCCTCTACAATCGTTTGGAGCGCTACGAGCAAAAGGAACCGGTAGGCGGCAAGTAG
- a CDS encoding sigma-70 family RNA polymerase sigma factor has translation MRSALKPDDEERQLIKRAAAGQREAFGILVERYQRRVISVARALVHNPEDAIELGQETFIRAFQNLSRFEARSSFATWLYRIAANLAIDWRRREGRHLVMHGEEAQAELERVPAPQPDAFTTTARGELGAKLNQALDELTPDHRAVILLREVDGLSYDEISDILGCPKGTVMSRLHYARNRLRELLKDVRVN, from the coding sequence TTGAGAAGCGCGCTCAAACCCGATGACGAGGAGCGGCAGCTCATCAAGCGTGCCGCCGCGGGCCAGCGTGAGGCCTTTGGGATATTGGTGGAGCGTTACCAGCGCCGCGTGATATCGGTAGCAAGGGCTCTGGTACACAACCCGGAGGACGCGATAGAACTGGGGCAGGAGACTTTCATACGCGCTTTTCAGAACTTGTCACGGTTCGAGGCGCGCTCCAGTTTTGCCACTTGGCTTTATCGCATCGCCGCTAACTTGGCGATCGATTGGCGCCGGCGCGAGGGACGCCACCTGGTGATGCATGGTGAAGAAGCGCAAGCGGAATTGGAACGAGTACCTGCGCCGCAGCCCGACGCATTCACAACTACGGCGCGCGGGGAGTTAGGAGCCAAATTGAATCAGGCTTTGGATGAGTTGACCCCGGACCATCGCGCGGTGATACTTTTACGCGAAGTCGACGGTCTTAGTTACGACGAGATTAGCGACATCCTAGGTTGTCCCAAGGGCACCGTGATGAGCCGCTTGCATTATGCCCGCAACCGGCTGCGCGAGTTGCTGAAAGACGTGCGAGTAAACTGA